One window of Terriglobia bacterium genomic DNA carries:
- a CDS encoding MmcQ/YjbR family DNA-binding protein produces MTSAKDFRRIALGMKDTIEGAHMGHPDFRVNGRIFATLHHDQQSGMVKLTPDQQQNFVRENPAAFMPENGAWGRQGCTRVQLDAVDEDTLGEAITLAWQNTAKKLGALRSKPKRTTRPIGPSRKR; encoded by the coding sequence ATGACGAGCGCCAAGGACTTCCGCCGCATCGCGCTGGGGATGAAGGATACCATCGAGGGCGCACACATGGGACACCCTGACTTCCGCGTCAACGGCAGGATCTTCGCGACCCTGCATCACGATCAGCAGTCAGGAATGGTTAAGCTTACACCCGACCAGCAGCAGAACTTCGTGCGGGAGAATCCCGCGGCGTTTATGCCCGAGAACGGCGCCTGGGGGCGCCAGGGATGCACGAGGGTGCAATTGGATGCGGTCGATGAAGACACCCTCGGCGAGGCGATCACACTCGCCTGGCAGAACACCGCTAAAAAGCTTGGAGCTTTAAGGTCAAAACCCAAGCGAACAACCAGACCTATTGGCCCATCGCGCAAGCGCTGA